From the Archangium lipolyticum genome, the window GGATGCGCTCATGCGCAGCGCCCGGAATCCAGAATCTATGTCGTCTCCAAAAGCGCTGAGGGGTTGGGTGCCGCGATCGCTACTGGCGGTTCTGGTGGCCATGATTGCCAACAAGAGCACGTGGAGTGCATGCAACGCTGCTGGGACAACCGCTATCCGTGGCCACACAGCGAGGAGCAAAGCGGTTGGTATCACGAAAGATGCATAAAGACCTGTCGAGAGCAGTTTGCGGAATGCGACAAAGAGCAGGAACAAGCACTGAGAGAAAAGGAAAAGAAGTTGAATTTCTCCAGCGTGGATCGCGCGATTGAGTGGATCAGTGGTCATAAGGGCGAAATGACTGTTGGCGCGATTGTCGTTGTTGCGGGGGTCACCTTTGCCCTGGCGGTAAACCCTCTGGGCTGGCTGGTTCTGGTTCCTGTTGCCGCTGCTGCCTCCTGATCTGGATATGCCGATGAAATACAATCTCAACTTTGATGTTGACTCCGTTCTAAATACGCTGCGCACCGTCAACGAGAAATACCAAGAGGGATCACCAGAAGACGAGGCGATCCGGGTCGCCGCCGTGGCGCTGCTTTACGTCCGTGAAAACCAGAAGCTGGACGATTACCGCGAGTTCTTCCGTAAGTTCTACACGCCCGCCGCTGAGTACGTGACCGTTTCCCAGACTTTCGCAACGAGAGAAGAGGCGGACGCATGGCTTGCCAGCGCCACGCCCCGAGATGGCGAGCTTGTCCGAATCGCTGGCCGGGGCTTCCAAGTCATCCCCCAGCGCGGTGGGCAAGGTTTTAGATTCCTCCAGACCCCATTGCCGGACGAGCTAGCGAAAAAGAAACCCAACGACCCCGGGAAAAAGTAGGCAGCCCCTACCGAGACCCAAGCACGGAGCAACCCCGACGACATTACTCGCGCGTCGGGCTTCCTTTGACAGCCGGGAACGTCACGTTCCCGAGGGTGACGGTGCGGGGCCCTTGCGCTTCCCATGGTTTGAGGGTGCAAGGGCAACCCAGTTGCCCCGGCTCCCTCTCGGCACCCACCACGACATAGCCAAGGGCACCGGAAGCAATGGCCGACTCTTGCCACGCGGAAAGCTCCACCTCCGCGCCTGTCCGGTGAACTGGGCTCTGGGGCGCTGCCCGCACCTGTCTTTGTACCGCCTTCCACCCGACAGCCCGCAGCTCCAGCCCATTGAGCGGCTGTGGAGGCCCCTGCGCCAGCGGGCCACGCACAACCTGATCTTCGACGACATGAGCCAGCTTCAGCAGGCTCTGCGCTCGGGCATCGGCTACGACCGCGCACGCCCTCAGGCCGTGCTCAATCTCCTCGGCGAGCCCTGATTCATGACCACATCAGCCGAGACGTGAATGAGGGGCTCTGACTGGGATTGGAGGGGACGCGCGGCTCCTCCCCGATCCGGCTTGATAAAACATTGTGATATAGGCATTCCCCGCGCCGAGCGCCTCGACGCCGAGTCGTTCACGGCAAAATGAAGCCTGGAGCATGTAACGAAGGGGTCACGAATCGAGCACTCAGTTCCATGCGTACCGCGATGCGCCCATCGGGCAAGGGCTCGAGCCTCTCGTGCCCCTGATCGTCATCCCGGCTCGGCGTCCGCGATGCGATCGAGCAGTTCGCTCAACAGCGCACTCTCGCCTTTCGTGAGAACGGTGAGCCGGTCCATCGAGGCACGCAGCGCCGCGGCCACCGCGCGGACATCCGCGTTCGCCGGTGTTGCCGCCTCGCTCGTGATCGCGGCCACGACCGCCTCGCGCGCCGCATCGGCGAGTCCGAGGTCGCGTTGCCTTTCGGGCTGGCGCAGCAGCGTGAGCACGGCCCCGGTGCCCATCGCCGATACGATGCCGAGAGCCCGCTCTTCACTGACCCGAAGCCGACCCGCACGCGCGATGTTCCGGATGCGCCGCCGCAGCACATCGTTCCCGTCGCTGACGGCAGGAGACTGCCACGCCAGGTGCGGATCGCTGCTCATGAGCGCGAACAGCCCTGGATGGCTGAGGCCGAACGCGACGTGCGTATCCCAGCCATCGCGAAAGTCCTGAAGCGGATCGGGGTGTGGCGTGCGCGCGGACTTCTTCGACACGTAGCTCTTCAGCACGTGCTCGATGACGGCCGCGAGCAGGCCCCGCTTGTCGCCGAAGAGCCGGTAGATGGTCGGCGCCTGCACACCGGAGGCGGCGGCCACGGCCCGCGTGGTCGCGGCATCGGGACCTCCGGAGGAGATGAGCTCAGCGGCGGCCGCGATGATGCGCGTGCGCACATCAGGGCCCTCGGCATCTTCGGCGGCGAACTTCTCGCGGTCCTCCATGGGTCCGACATAGCACGTGGCGACTGAAACGCCGATAACAGCGACTTGATAACGCCGTTACCCATCGCTATGTTATCGATGGTAGCGAAATGATGTTTCCACTGATTCCGCAAGGGGCGTTTCATGATCGTCGTGACCGGAGCGACAGGGCAACTCGGCCGTCTCATCGTGGAGAAACTCGTCAGCCGCGTCCCGGTGGACCAGATCGCCGTCAGTGTCCGAGACGTGCGGAAGGCCCAGGAACTGGCGGCACGCGGCATCCGGGTGCGCGGAGGCGACTTCACGGATCCGAAGAGCCTCGCGCACGCCTTCGAGGGCGCGTCCCAGGTCCTGCTCGTCTCATCGAATGCGGCTGCGTACGGTGGCGATCCCCTCGCCCAACATCGCTCCGCCATCGACGCCGCACGGTCCGCCGGCGTGCGGCGCATCGTCTACACGAGCCACATGGCCGCGAGCCGTTTATCGGCGTTTTCCCCGATGCTCGACCATGCGGCGACGGAGCAGATGCTGGGCGAGTCCGGTCTGGCGTGGACCGCGCTTCGCAACGGTTTCTACGCCGCGAGTGCGATGTTCCTGCTGGAGCGGAGCCTGCGGACGGGAGTCTTCGAGGCGCCCGCGGACGGAAAGGTCTCCTGGACCACGCACGCCGACCTCGCGGAGGCGGCAGCGGTGGTTCTGACGAACGAGGGCCGGTACGACGGGCCCATGCCGCCGCTCACGGCAGCGCAGGCGCTCGACTTCGGAGAGCTGTGCGACATCGCGTCGAGCGTCCTCGGACGTCCGATCCGTCGAAGCACCGTGTCGGAGGACGAGATGCGCGCGAAGCTGGTGGCGTCCGGCATGCCCGCGCCCGCGGTTGCCATATCGCTCGGCCTCTACCGCGCGAGCCACAACGGCGAGTTCGCGGCCGTCGATCCCACGCTGCAGAAGCTGCTCGGGCGTGCGCCGACGAGCATGCGCGAGGTGATTGCCGAGAAGATGGGTCGAACGGCTTAGCCCGGGGAGAGAAGGGCCGCGTGAGCAACCGATTGGGTCCCCCAAAACGATCCGCGCCTCCTCGTGAGGAGTGGGGTCGACTCGAGGCGGCGGGCAACCTCTCGCGGAGGCGGCGGGAATCGAACCCGCCGCCTGGCACTCCCAGAGCGGGGCTGGCGGAGTTTCGTGGGAGCCTGGCAGTAGCGTGTGCCCTGGCGCGGTGTGACTGGGGAGGGGCAGGGGGGAGGGCGGGTGGGAGTACCGGCGGAAGCGGCCGGAGCGGACGGTGTTGTATGCGGCGGTGCGGGACAACCTCGCCACGCTGTTGGCGGACTGAGCCCATCCAGCCCGGGTGGACGGACCCGCGTATCGCTCACCTGGGAGTATGTGTCAGGACGCCGTGGACTGCTCCCTGGGAGCGCACGGAGGGTCCCCATCCCTGGCCGGCGAGGAGCGGGCCCGGGCTTCTGCTCCGTGGCGCGAGTCCTTCACCGCGAAGGGTCTCTTGCCGCTATAGTCCCCGCCCTGTTTCGCGACTCAGGGAGGGGCATCGAAATATGAAGCGATGGGCTGGGTATCTTGTTCTGGGCGTGCTGCTGGTCGGAGTGGGGGTCCCCGTTGACGCGCTTGCGCAGGCGAAGCCGGCCAAGACCAAGGCAAGCGCGACCAACGCGGAGAGCGAGGAGCAGGGGGCGTCTGAGGGGGGGCGCACCTCCGCCTTCAAGCAACCCGGCGGGCTCCTCGACAGGGGGGAACCCCACGAGCGGAAGCAGATGCTGTCCTTCTACGGCATCCTCCCCTGGGGGTATGGGTTCGGCGCTGGAGCCGCGGTCCGCTACGGCATTCCCATCGTCAAGGAGGGGTTCATCCGGCCGCTGAATGACTCGATCGAAATCGAGTTCGGCGGTGACTTCTGGTACGCCAACTACGGCCTGCTGTCGGGCTTCGACTATGGCTACCTGGGGCTGCTCATTCCCGTGGAGGGCCAGTGGTCCTTCCACATCACGCCCAAGTTCACCGCCTTCGCCAAACTGGGCCTGGGCTGGAGATTCAACTTCTGGACCGATTCGTCGGTCCCGAGCAGTCTCGGGTATGGCGGCTTCTGGTGGAACACCGCCTGGGGCGTGAACTACAAGCTCGGGGAGAGCCTGTGGGTGCGCGGAGAAGTGGGTATCACGGGTCTCAAGGCGGGTGTGGGCCTGACCTTCTGATTCACGAGGGAGCAGCAATCCCCGCCGCCGCGAAGAAGCGCGCGAGATCCTCGGGAA encodes:
- a CDS encoding SDR family oxidoreductase; translated protein: MIVVTGATGQLGRLIVEKLVSRVPVDQIAVSVRDVRKAQELAARGIRVRGGDFTDPKSLAHAFEGASQVLLVSSNAAAYGGDPLAQHRSAIDAARSAGVRRIVYTSHMAASRLSAFSPMLDHAATEQMLGESGLAWTALRNGFYAASAMFLLERSLRTGVFEAPADGKVSWTTHADLAEAAAVVLTNEGRYDGPMPPLTAAQALDFGELCDIASSVLGRPIRRSTVSEDEMRAKLVASGMPAPAVAISLGLYRASHNGEFAAVDPTLQKLLGRAPTSMREVIAEKMGRTA
- a CDS encoding TetR/AcrR family transcriptional regulator, translated to MEDREKFAAEDAEGPDVRTRIIAAAAELISSGGPDAATTRAVAAASGVQAPTIYRLFGDKRGLLAAVIEHVLKSYVSKKSARTPHPDPLQDFRDGWDTHVAFGLSHPGLFALMSSDPHLAWQSPAVSDGNDVLRRRIRNIARAGRLRVSEERALGIVSAMGTGAVLTLLRQPERQRDLGLADAAREAVVAAITSEAATPANADVRAVAAALRASMDRLTVLTKGESALLSELLDRIADAEPG